One genomic window of Candidatus Methylomirabilis lanthanidiphila includes the following:
- the mepM_2 gene encoding Murein DD-endopeptidase MepM: MKRLVAIAIVLLVATTLESVAQEAPLDGLTLRQGDVRIVKIGDDMNASDVYGVIDTSNAPSAVPMFNKAGALYGIVAADLYQQPGAYHMTVYETATKRVLSMKALIVEKGAFQKSVSSHWNTQAFGQADLERIAREKKAITEAIQVSLPLPRWQDGTTDPIEKTDHTGLMTTPFGQIRMNPTQDWYRFHRGTDFQAPEGFAIRAIAAGKVAHLGHDYLLEGNITVIDHGLGIFSSYLHQSAFLVKVGDDVKKGDVIGRVGSTGNSTAPHLHLALRIGAALVDPTQFIEAMRRP, translated from the coding sequence ATGAAGAGGTTGGTTGCAATAGCCATAGTCCTGCTTGTCGCCACAACCCTTGAGTCGGTGGCCCAAGAGGCGCCGCTGGATGGACTGACGCTTCGTCAGGGCGACGTGAGGATCGTCAAGATCGGCGATGACATGAACGCTTCAGACGTTTATGGCGTCATCGATACCAGCAACGCTCCCTCCGCCGTCCCGATGTTCAATAAGGCTGGCGCGCTCTACGGCATTGTGGCGGCGGATCTGTATCAGCAGCCCGGCGCCTACCACATGACCGTGTATGAGACGGCAACCAAACGCGTGTTGTCTATGAAAGCGCTCATTGTGGAAAAAGGAGCGTTTCAAAAGAGCGTCAGCTCACACTGGAATACACAAGCATTTGGCCAGGCCGATCTTGAACGGATCGCCCGTGAGAAAAAGGCAATCACTGAGGCGATTCAGGTCTCTTTACCCTTACCCCGTTGGCAGGATGGGACGACCGATCCGATTGAAAAAACGGATCATACCGGATTGATGACGACTCCCTTTGGCCAAATTCGGATGAATCCGACCCAGGACTGGTACCGGTTTCACCGGGGAACCGATTTTCAGGCCCCCGAGGGGTTTGCGATACGGGCAATCGCCGCGGGAAAGGTCGCGCATCTGGGTCATGATTACCTGCTGGAAGGCAATATCACGGTGATTGATCATGGCCTTGGGATCTTTTCCTCGTACCTGCATCAGTCCGCGTTTCTCGTGAAGGTTGGGGATGACGTCAAGAAGGGAGACGTGATCGGACGGGTCGGGAGCACCGGCAACAGCACTGCACCTCACTTGCATCTCGCCCTGAGAATCGGCGCCGCGCTGGTCGATCCAACACAATTTATTGAAGCGATGCGTCGCCCCTGA
- a CDS encoding transcriptional regulator, translated as MSGHSKWAGIKHKKAKVDAQRGRTFTKIIREITVAARVGGGDPDGNPRLRLAIDKAKAVNMPQDNIQRAIQKGTGELPGTSYEEYIYEGYGPGGVAVLLEIVTDNKNRTAPEIRKAFAKYGGNLGESGCVAWMFEKKGLIQVEAAAADEDRLLGIVLEAGAEDVRRSDDIFEVITAPKDLERVKESLTKEKIQIAEGEVTMLPQNTVKLEGKQAQQMLQLMETLEEHDDVQNAYANFDIPEEIMAAVTS; from the coding sequence ATGTCGGGCCATTCTAAATGGGCGGGTATTAAACATAAGAAAGCGAAGGTGGACGCGCAGCGCGGTCGCACCTTTACTAAGATCATCCGCGAGATTACCGTAGCCGCCAGGGTGGGCGGCGGCGACCCGGACGGCAATCCTCGCCTTCGATTGGCGATCGATAAGGCCAAGGCCGTCAATATGCCCCAGGATAACATCCAGCGAGCCATCCAGAAGGGGACGGGTGAACTCCCCGGCACCTCCTACGAGGAGTACATCTATGAGGGCTATGGGCCGGGGGGCGTCGCGGTCTTGCTGGAAATCGTGACCGATAATAAGAATCGAACCGCTCCGGAGATCCGTAAGGCGTTTGCCAAGTACGGGGGCAACCTGGGGGAATCGGGATGCGTCGCCTGGATGTTTGAAAAGAAGGGGCTGATTCAGGTAGAAGCGGCCGCGGCGGATGAAGATCGGCTGCTGGGTATTGTGTTGGAGGCAGGCGCCGAGGATGTTCGGCGGTCGGATGACATCTTTGAGGTCATCACGGCGCCAAAAGACCTGGAGCGGGTCAAGGAGTCGCTGACGAAGGAAAAGATCCAGATCGCCGAAGGAGAGGTCACCATGCTTCCCCAGAACACCGTCAAGCTGGAAGGGAAGCAGGCGCAGCAGATGCTTCAGTTGATGGAAACGCTGGAAGAGCATGACGACGTCCAGAATGCGTACGCGAACTTCGACATCCCGGAAGAGATCATGGCAGCGGTGACCAGCTAG
- a CDS encoding Holliday junction resolvase — translation MLVLGIDPGAGATGYGMVARSDGVLRAVEYGSIITTPRDPFPTRLQQIYSRLAELIRRYQPEWAAAESLIFAKNAQSAFKLGQARGVAILAASLGGLTIAEYTPLQVKSAVTGYGAADKRQVQQMVQSLLGLEEPIRSTDAADALAVAICHHHSARLLHLTRGGRR, via the coding sequence GTGCTGGTCTTAGGAATCGATCCAGGGGCCGGCGCAACCGGCTATGGGATGGTGGCTCGCAGCGATGGTGTGTTGCGGGCCGTAGAATACGGCAGCATTATCACGACGCCCCGCGATCCCTTTCCTACCCGCCTGCAACAGATCTATAGCCGCTTGGCCGAGCTGATCCGGCGTTATCAGCCCGAGTGGGCGGCCGCTGAAAGCCTGATCTTCGCGAAAAATGCGCAAAGCGCATTTAAGCTGGGCCAGGCGAGAGGGGTCGCCATTCTGGCGGCCTCGCTCGGCGGACTGACCATCGCGGAGTACACCCCGCTGCAGGTCAAAAGCGCTGTGACGGGATATGGCGCTGCGGACAAACGCCAAGTCCAGCAGATGGTCCAGTCGCTCCTTGGTCTGGAAGAGCCGATCCGTTCGACCGACGCGGCCGATGCGCTGGCTGTCGCCATTTGCCACCATCACTCGGCCAGGCTTCTGCACCTGACAAGGGGCGGCAGACGATGA